The following are encoded in a window of Halosolutus halophilus genomic DNA:
- a CDS encoding HalOD1 output domain-containing protein: MQVIEALAITEAVSPMELEPPLYEIVEPSALNRIFRPESPDDLRVTFDYTDHTVEIQGDGRIAVDGTEYVPTSEDEFDHGDRSTR, encoded by the coding sequence ATGCAGGTCATCGAGGCACTGGCTATTACAGAGGCAGTCTCCCCGATGGAACTGGAACCTCCACTCTATGAGATCGTTGAACCCAGTGCTCTCAATCGAATCTTCAGACCCGAGTCGCCGGACGATCTCCGAGTCACGTTTGACTATACCGACCACACTGTCGAGATTCAAGGTGACGGACGGATTGCAGTCGATGGAACTGAGTACGTCCCAACCAGCGAAGACGAGTTCGACCACGGCGACAGGAGCACGCGATGA